In Drosophila bipectinata strain 14024-0381.07 chromosome 2R, DbipHiC1v2, whole genome shotgun sequence, one genomic interval encodes:
- the LOC108125079 gene encoding uncharacterized protein, producing MAARFIISALLLASPAVWGKPTFGREHVHIRIHLPESGGGDHGGHGGGDFGGYSGGGGGGGGGYEIHSHDGGYSGGGGGGGGGGHVSTYAIITENHGYSAGGGGGHSSGGGYSHGGGHGSGHDDAKIAAIAAAAGSSSGGGGGHGGHGAGGDYGGHAIANIAAIAASSDSSAHGGSSGYGGYSGGGYSGGGGYSSGGGHDAVIGAAIASSDSHGSSGGYGGGSSYSGGSSYSSGSSYSSGGYSSGGYSSGGYSGGHGYSSGGGSSYDTQVVAAAAASGSGGSYGGSSGGGGGGSGDGYSYSAPAAGGWSGSSSNWR from the exons ATGGCAGCTCGTTTCATA ATCAGTGCGCTCCTGCTGGCTAGTCCGGCTGTCTGGGGCAAGCCCACCTTCGGACGGGAGCACGTCCACATCCGCATCCACTTGCCGGAGAGCGGTGGTGGCGACCACGGAGGCCATGGAGGCGGTGACTTCGGAGGATATagcggtggtggcggcggcggcggcggtggctaCGAGATCCACTCCCACGATGGCGGCTATAGTGGAGGCGGCggtggaggaggtggtggcggCCATGTGAGCACTTACGCCATCATCACAGAAAACCACGGTTACAGCGCTGGCGGCGGCGGAGGTCACAGCTCCGGCGGCGGCTACAGCCACGGTGGTGGTCACGGTTCCGGACACGATGACGCCAAGATTGCCGCCattgcagctgctgctggttCCTCTTCCGGAGGAGGCGGCGGTCACGGCGGACACGGCGCTGGAGGAGACTACGGTGGCCACGCCATTGCCAATATTGCTGCCATTGCCGCCAGCTCGGACTCCTCCGCTCACGGAGGCAGCAGCGGATACGGTGGCTACTCCGGCGGTGGATACAGCGGAGGTGGTGGTTACAGCAGCGGCGGTGGTCACGATGCCGTCATTGGCGCCGCCATTGCTTCCAGTGACTCCCATGGATCGTCCGGCGGATACGGCGGTGGCTCCTCCTACAGCGGCGGATCCTCCTACAGCAGCGGATCCTCATACAGCAGTGGAGGATACAGCAGCGGAGGCTACAGCAGCGGAGGATATAGCGGCGGACATGGCTACAGCAGCGGAGGCGGCTCCAGCTACGACACTCAAGTAGTGGCGGCTGCAGCAGCCTCTGGCAGCGGTGGCTCCTACGGAGGATCCtccggcggcggcggtggcggcagCGGTGATGGCTACAGCTATTCGGCGCCCGCCGCCGGCGGCTGGTCGGGATCCAGCTCCAACTGGCGGTAG
- the Tpc2 gene encoding mitochondrial thiamine pyrophosphate carrier, whose amino-acid sequence MSDNSPFVQLMQALGGGTAGAVTRFLTQPFDVLKIRFQMQVEPVGRAHKASKYQGVIHAFKALYVEEGLRGLMRGHNAGQVLSISYALTQFWSYEQFRFHAHHVPYLNERPFLLYFFCGGFAGCLGAVAAQPFDVVRTQVVAADPTTGRSRMGTFEGLRRIWKKEGTPGLTRGLQFTLVQIFPLVGANFLFYKYLNAMVLAFTHYQERSNGKVSATHAHDIHGFFLFVNGALAGVAAKVLVYPADLLKKRIQLKGFKGDRKSFGRNPDCPTVMECIGTTYKEEGLGGFYKGMIPTLLKAGFTSAIYFTIYDLFNRRFIHPYKDHSTHKTGHIKRGNSWSQ is encoded by the coding sequence ATGTCCGACAACTCGCCCTTCGTCCAACTGATGCAGGCCCTCGGCGGCGGCACCGCTGGCGCCGTCACTCGCTTTCTCACCCAGCCCTTCGACGTCCTGAAGATCCGTTTCCAGATGCAGGTGGAGCCCGTTGGTAGAGCCCACAAGGCCTCCAAGTATCAGGGGGTGATACATGCGTTCAAAGCCCTGTACGTCGAGGAGGGACTGCGCGGCCTGATGCGCGGCCACAACGCCGGCCAGGTGCTGAGCATCTCCTACGCCCTGACCCAGTTTTGGTCCTACGAGCAGTTCCGGTTCCACGCCCACCATGTGCCCTACTTGAATGAGCGTCCCTTCCTGCTGTACTTTTTCTGTGGCGGATTCGCCGGCTGCTTGGGAGCGGTGGCCGCGCAGCCCTTCGATGTGGTACGCACTCAGGTGGTGGCCGCCGATCCGACTACTGGACGCAGCCGGATGGGCACGTTCGAAGGACTGCGGCGGATATGGAAAAAAGAAGGCACACCCGGCCTCACCCGGGGCCTGCAGTTCACCCTCGTCCAGATCTTCCCCCTGGTGGGGGCCAACTTTTTGTTCTACAAGTACCTGAACGCCATGGTGCTGGCCTTTACACATTACCAGGAGCGCAGCAACGGTAAGGTGTCTGCCACCCACGCCCACGACATCCATGGATTCTTTCTGTTTGTAAACGGCGCCCTGGCCGGAGTGGCTGCCAAGGTGCTGGTCTACCCGGCCGATCTGCTAAAGAAACGCATCCAGCTAAAGGGCTTCAAGGGCGATCGCAAGAGCTTTGGCCGTAATCCGGACTGCCCCACGGTGATGGAGTGCATCGGCACTACCTACAAAGAGGAGGGGCTTGGGGGCTTCTACAAGGGCATGATCCCCACTCTGCTCAAGGCCGGCTTCACCAGCGCCATCTACTTCACCATCTACGACCTGTTCAACCGGCGCTTCATTCACCCGTACAAGGACCACTCCACTCACAAGACGGGCCACATCAAGCGGGGGAACTCGTGGTCCCAATAA